A window of the Thermoanaerobaculia bacterium genome harbors these coding sequences:
- a CDS encoding DUF559 domain-containing protein, with protein ELDGGEHSDPDKEKYDRNRTSELERMGFRELRFWNNAVLENLPGVLGIIEGALKASPAPSPAASPRPLPPGER; from the coding sequence CGAGCTCGACGGCGGAGAGCATTCGGACCCCGACAAGGAGAAATACGATCGGAATCGGACTTCGGAGCTCGAACGGATGGGATTCAGGGAGCTGCGCTTTTGGAACAACGCTGTTCTCGAGAACCTTCCGGGTGTGCTCGGCATCATTGAGGGAGCATTGAAGGCTTCGCCCGCCCCCTCACCCGCGGCTTCGCCGCGACCTCTCCCACCAGGGGAGAGGTGA